Within the Armatimonadota bacterium genome, the region GCGGCCAGGCCGGCGCCCGTGCTGAGCGCGGTCAGGAGCCACCCGGCCAGCGGGGTCGCGGCCATCGAGGCGGCCGCTTCGGGCAGGACGTGGATCGCCGTCACCGCCAGCAGCGCTCCGGCGGCCAGGCTCACCATCCCGCAGAGGGTGCTGTGCGCTATGTTCTTCACCGAGGCGCCAACGCCCGCCCCGAGCATCGCCGCCCCCGTCGCAACGCCGGATCGAAGGAGTATCATCTCCGTCGGTGTGTACATCAAGCCGTCTCCTTCGTCGATCTTCCGTTCATCAACCGCATCGCATTGAGCGTGACCAGGACGGAAGCGCCCGTGTCCGCCGCGACAGCCATCCACAGTGTGGCGACGCCCGCAATGACCGCAATCAGGAACACCAGTTTGATCGCCAGGGCGACGAAGACATTTTGCCGGATGACCGCCAGGGTCCGCCGGCTCAACGCGATTGCCTCGGCTACGTGGTTCAGGTCGTCGCCCATCAGCGCAATATCGGCCGCCTCAATGGCGATGTCCGATCCTATGGCGCCCATCGCGATGCCGATTGTCGCCGCGGCCAGCGCCGGGGCATCGTTGACGCCGTCGCCAACCATGGCGACTCGGCTGTCGCGTTCCATTCCTGCCACCGCGTCGTGCTTTTCGGCCGGAAGCAGGCCGGCGCGGATATCGTCGATGCCCGCGACGCGCGCCACCGCCTCGGCCGCGCGATGGGAGTCCCCGGTGAGCAGCGCGATCTTCGAAATGCCCTGCCGGCGGATCATGGCCAGCGCCTGCGCGACTTCCGGCCGGGGCCGGTCGGCGATGCCGAGGAGGCCCAGAGGGCCCGCGGCGGAGGATACCGAAAGCACGGTCTGCCCGGAAGCTTCCATCGCGGACGCGGCGGCATTCAGCGCTTCGGGAAGCGGCTGCGCCTGCGTCACGGAGGCCAGGCTCCCGATCCAGAACGATTCGCCGGCCACATCACCGGAGATACCTTTGCCGGGGGCTGAGTGCGAATCGGTAGCGGCCACGGGCTCGAGTCCCCGCTCCATGGCGTATCGGCGGACAGCATCCGCCAACGGGTGAGTGCTGTGCGCCTCAAGGCCGGCCGCCAGCGCCACCAGGGCATCGAGATCTACTCCTCCTGCCGGAACCACGGTCGTGACAACGGGCAGGCCTTCCGTGAGAGTGCCAGTTTTGTCGAACGCCACGCGCGTTACGCCACCGGCGGCCTCCAGCGCGGCGCCCCCCTTGATAAGGATGCCCTTGCGCGCGGCGTTTCCAAGCGCGGACACCACAGCCACCGGCGTGCTGATGACGAGCGCGCACGGACACGCGGCTACCAGCATGACCAGCGCGCGGTAGATCCAGGTGTGGAACGACTGGTGGAGGGCCAGGGGGAACAGAAGCGCCATGGCGAACGCCAGCGCGATCACCGCCGGGGTGTATATCCGGCTGAACCGGTCCACAAAGCGCTCGTGCGGCGCCTTGCGATCCTGGGCGTCCTGAACCATCTCCACGATGCGCGCGATGGTAGAGTCGCCCTCAACGCACGTCGTCCTGACCTCCAGCACGCCGTTGCCGTTCATCGTGCCGGCATAGACCGTATTCCCAACGCTCTTTTCAACCGGCATGCTCTCACCGGTTATCGACGCTTCATTCACCGCGCTGTGACCGGCCGCGACGAGGCCGTCCAGCGGAACACGCTCACCGGCGCGGATGCGGATCAGCGAGCCAACGTCGACAATCGCCGAAGGCACCTCCAGTTCCCCCTCGTCACCGATCAGACGGGCGACGGGCGGCGCCAGCGCCATCAACGTGCGGAGGCTCCGGCGCGTACGTTCCATCGTCAGCATTTCCAGCCATCGCCCGACCGCATAAAGGAAGAATACGACAGCGCCCTCGTCCCACTTGCCAAGCGCCAGGGCCCCTATCACCGCGATGGACATCAGAAGGTTGATGTCCCCGAGGAGGCCGGCCTTCACAGAACCGTAGGCCGCCCGGAATACCGGCCCTCCGCCCACGATGATCGAGACGGCGAATAGCGCCTTCGCCATACCCGGCAGCCGATGCTCGAGAGCGGCGCCCAGGAACAGGAATGCGCCGGACACGGCGACTCCCAGCGTCCTCGCGGGGGTGGAAACCTCCTCCAGACTCTGTACCGCCCCGTGCGAATCATGGATGCCGTAACCCAGGCTGCGCACCTGCTCCTGGATAGTCTCGGCAGACACCGCCAAAGGGTTGTACGCCACCGACATGCGCGACGATGCGAATGCGGTGGAGACGCGCTCCACCCCGTGCAGCCTGGCGACGGCGCGGTTCACCTTGATGGCACATTCGGAACAGTCCATTCCGGTGACGACATAGGTCTCGTGCCTGGCGCCGCTTTCGCCCGGCAGGGCCGCGGGTATGTCGGTGGTTTCAGGCTTCATGGCGCCCCGTATCGCGCTCACGGGCGGACAGGCGTTCCTCAAGGCGGGCCTGCCTCACGGCGGTGATGACATCGCCGCGCGTCCGTTCCAGAAGGCCCCGCATCGCGTCCGTGGTCCGGCGGAGGCCTCCCGTGAGGGCTTCCGGGTAATCGAACGTCATCAGTGCCGCGTGAACATCCTCGGCCAGCAACAGAAGGCTTTCGGCACGTTCCGTGTTCGCGTCCCGGATCGCATCGAGGATCGCCCGGCGCAGTTCACCGATGGCTTCGCCGACGCCGTTCAGGTAGGCGCCCGGTTCCACGCACAACTCCTCGATGGGCGGGAGCGGCCGCCCTGCCACAAGGGCGACGGTTGCATGCGCCTCCGCGTATTCCTTCATCGCATCCTGCGTATACCCAGCGTGGTAGATATCGGGATGGCCCGCGGTGGCCGCATGTATCTCACAAACCAGCGCCGCGCCCTCGGCGAGGCCCGCCTGCGCTTCCTCGTGCTGGCCACGGTGTGTCGCGCGGATGGTGTTGGCGGACACGCGCACGAGCCTTCGCGAGATGGCCAGCGCCGACTCCCTGGCCGCGTTCTTAGCGGCTACCTGTTCATGTAGTGATTCGAGCATTATCATCCGTCAGGTATACGCGGCGAAGACACGAGGCCGCATCTCCATCCGCCGTCCCGCTCCTTGTCTAGACGCTGTTGGGATCCACGGGCGATACCGGCCCCGACGGCACGGTGGGCGCGGCGTTCACCGGAGGCGCCGGGCGCTTGGGCGCTTCAACGCCAACAACCGGGTTCAAATGGATCCGGCCTTCCAGCAGGCGCTTGAGGTTCGCAGGCGCCGGCGCGTCATTCGGGAATCGCCGGATGATCGTCCGCCACATCGCCTTGGCCTTGTCGATTTCGCCGGCGTATTCGAGGCAGTGAGCGCGGAAGTGCCATACCATCTGCGGCGCATTCCGGTCCGTCGCTTTCGCGAGCCACTGCGCGGCGCTCAGGAAATGCCTGCGATGATATTCCAGGTTCCCGATCTCGAAATAGAGGTCGTACTCATTCGGGTTGTACGCCAATCCTCTAAGGAACACGCGCATGGCCGCGTCATCGCGGCTGAGGGTAGACCACAGCACCCAGCCATAGTTCTGCCAGCCCTCCACATATGTAGGATCGAGGTCCGTGATCATGGCATAGCAGGCGCGAACCGAGTCATAGTCGCCGCGATGCCAGAAGACGTCGGTCTGCGTGAGCAGTTGGTCCACCGCGCGGTCGATGCGCTGGTGCGAGGGCAGGACGCGCGCGGGCTTTTCCCTTCGCGCAGCCTCCGCGGGCCCGGCAAGCAGCACCGCGCCGACCAGGCCGAGCCCCAGACAAAATCGGATCGAGTTCACTCTTCCCCTCCCGTCAGCTTCTCCAGCCAATCAGCGAGCGCGCCGGAAACCCCGAGGCGTACCGCCGCGCAACGCACGTCACCGGCATAACACGCGGCGCGACGAGCGTATTCCGTCGCTCTTTCCTCACGGCCCTCGTCCCGAAAATGGCGCAAGCGCAGCATGACGGTCGCG harbors:
- a CDS encoding cation-translocating P-type ATPase, which produces MKPETTDIPAALPGESGARHETYVVTGMDCSECAIKVNRAVARLHGVERVSTAFASSRMSVAYNPLAVSAETIQEQVRSLGYGIHDSHGAVQSLEEVSTPARTLGVAVSGAFLFLGAALEHRLPGMAKALFAVSIIVGGGPVFRAAYGSVKAGLLGDINLLMSIAVIGALALGKWDEGAVVFFLYAVGRWLEMLTMERTRRSLRTLMALAPPVARLIGDEGELEVPSAIVDVGSLIRIRAGERVPLDGLVAAGHSAVNEASITGESMPVEKSVGNTVYAGTMNGNGVLEVRTTCVEGDSTIARIVEMVQDAQDRKAPHERFVDRFSRIYTPAVIALAFAMALLFPLALHQSFHTWIYRALVMLVAACPCALVISTPVAVVSALGNAARKGILIKGGAALEAAGGVTRVAFDKTGTLTEGLPVVTTVVPAGGVDLDALVALAAGLEAHSTHPLADAVRRYAMERGLEPVAATDSHSAPGKGISGDVAGESFWIGSLASVTQAQPLPEALNAAASAMEASGQTVLSVSSAAGPLGLLGIADRPRPEVAQALAMIRRQGISKIALLTGDSHRAAEAVARVAGIDDIRAGLLPAEKHDAVAGMERDSRVAMVGDGVNDAPALAAATIGIAMGAIGSDIAIEAADIALMGDDLNHVAEAIALSRRTLAVIRQNVFVALAIKLVFLIAVIAGVATLWMAVAADTGASVLVTLNAMRLMNGRSTKETA
- a CDS encoding haloacid dehalogenase; its protein translation is MLESLHEQVAAKNAARESALAISRRLVRVSANTIRATHRGQHEEAQAGLAEGAALVCEIHAATAGHPDIYHAGYTQDAMKEYAEAHATVALVAGRPLPPIEELCVEPGAYLNGVGEAIGELRRAILDAIRDANTERAESLLLLAEDVHAALMTFDYPEALTGGLRRTTDAMRGLLERTRGDVITAVRQARLEERLSARERDTGRHEA